A region of the Persephonella sp. genome:
TGATGAATATTCTGGTATTGAAAAAATTCCTTTTTCAGTAAGAGTTCTTATTGAGAACATTATCAGAAAGTTTGATGGAAAGGTTGTAACAGAGGATCATATCAAAGAGATTGTTAGATGGAAAAAAAGATACGATAAGCCGGTTGAGATCCCCTTTTATCCCTCAAGGGTTATAATGCAGGATTTTACCGGTGTTCCAGGTGTTGTTGATCTTGCTGCCATGAGAGATGCAGCAAAAGAGTTAGGTATTGATCCGAAAAAGGTTAATCCCCTTGTTCCTGTTGATCTAATTATTGACCACTCTATACAGATAGATTTTTTTGGAACTGATGATGCCTACAGGAAAAATCTTGAGTTAGAGTATAGAAGAAACAGTGAAAGATACCAGCTTCTAAAGTGGGCGCAGAATGCCTTTGATAACATGATGGTTTTTCCTCCCGGTGCAGGAATAATTCATCAGGTAAACCTTGAATACATAGCTAAAGTTGTGATGTTAGAGGAAAAAGATGGGGAGGCTGTTGCTTATCCTGATACGGTTGTGGGAACAGATTCACACACCACAATGATAAATGGTCTTGGGGTTTTAGGCTGGGGAGTTGGAGGAATTGAGGCAGAAGCTGTTATGTTAGGACAGCCGTATTACATGAAAATACCTGAGGTTGTCGGTGTTAAACTGGTAGGAGAGCTTCCTGAAGGGGTAACAACAACTGACCTTGTTCTTACAATAACCCAAAAACTGAGAGATTACGGCGTTGTTGAAAAATTTGTTGAGTTTTTCGGTGAAGGGGTTAAAAAGTTATCACTTCCAGATAGGGCTACAATATCAAACATGGCTCCAGAATACGGAGCAACAGCAGGGTATTTTCCTATCGATGAAGAAACTATCAGATTTCTCAGGCTTACAGGTAGAGAAAATGCAGCCAATCTTGTTGAGACTTACGTTAAAGAAAACATGCTTTTTTACTATGGAAGCGAAAATATTGATTACACAGATGTAATAGAGATAGATCTTTCAAAGATAGAGCCTTCCCTTGCAGGACCTTCAAGACCTCAGGACAGAGTTTCCCTGAAAGATATGAAAAAAAGCTTTATTGATATTCTCAACTGCAGTTACGGCAGGGATATAGACATAAAAGAGATCACAGCATTTGAAGATGAAGCAGGTAAGGATATGGAGGTAGGGCAGTGCAGGATACACAAAGGTAAAAAAATGGCAAAGATTGATATTAATGGTGAACAGGTGGTAATTGGAGACGGATCTGTAGTCATCGCATCAATAACCTCCTGCACAAACACATCAAACCCTTCTGTTCTTATAGCAGCAGGTCTTCTTGCAAAAAAGGCTGTTGAGAAAGGTCTTACAGTAAAACCTTTTGTTAAAACATCTTTTGCACCGGGATCCAGGGTTGTTGAGGAATATCTGAAAAAGGCAGATCTTCTTCCCTATCTTGAGGCACTCAGATTTCATATTGTCGGTTACGGCTGTACAACATGTATAGGAAACAGCGGACCTCTCCACCTCCAGATTGAAAAAGCTATAAAGGATAACGATCTTATCGTTGCTGCTGTTCTTTCAGGAAACAGAAATTTTGAGGCAAGGATCCACCCTGATGTGAAGGCAAATTACCTTGCTTCCCCACCTCTTGTTGTTGCTTACGCCATAGCAGGAAGAACAGATATAGATCTAACAAAAGAGCCTATCGGAAAAGATCCAAACGGAGATCCTGTGTATCTCAGGGATATATGGCCTTCAGGAGATGAGATAAAAAAAATAATGGATAAAGTGCTGGATCCTGTTATGTTTAAAGAAAAATACTCTAATATTCTTG
Encoded here:
- the acnA gene encoding aconitate hydratase AcnA; this translates as MEKFKTALDINEKSYQIYSLKLLNDEYSGIEKIPFSVRVLIENIIRKFDGKVVTEDHIKEIVRWKKRYDKPVEIPFYPSRVIMQDFTGVPGVVDLAAMRDAAKELGIDPKKVNPLVPVDLIIDHSIQIDFFGTDDAYRKNLELEYRRNSERYQLLKWAQNAFDNMMVFPPGAGIIHQVNLEYIAKVVMLEEKDGEAVAYPDTVVGTDSHTTMINGLGVLGWGVGGIEAEAVMLGQPYYMKIPEVVGVKLVGELPEGVTTTDLVLTITQKLRDYGVVEKFVEFFGEGVKKLSLPDRATISNMAPEYGATAGYFPIDEETIRFLRLTGRENAANLVETYVKENMLFYYGSENIDYTDVIEIDLSKIEPSLAGPSRPQDRVSLKDMKKSFIDILNCSYGRDIDIKEITAFEDEAGKDMEVGQCRIHKGKKMAKIDINGEQVVIGDGSVVIASITSCTNTSNPSVLIAAGLLAKKAVEKGLTVKPFVKTSFAPGSRVVEEYLKKADLLPYLEALRFHIVGYGCTTCIGNSGPLHLQIEKAIKDNDLIVAAVLSGNRNFEARIHPDVKANYLASPPLVVAYAIAGRTDIDLTKEPIGKDPNGDPVYLRDIWPSGDEIKKIMDKVLDPVMFKEKYSNILEGDQFWKDLESPAGVTFNWDLKSTYIRKPPYFERFTVDIVSPSDIKNARVLELLGDSVTTDHISPAGKIPPDYPAGRYLIEHGVKPEDFNSYGARRGNHEVMVRGTFANVRIKNRLVAPKEGGYTLKFPEKKEMFVYDAAVE